From the Deltaproteobacteria bacterium genome, the window TCGGCGCCTATGCTCTCAACGGCCCGGTCAACGCCAAAACCGGCTGCTACGTGGCGAGCGGGCCGTATAATATTCCCAATCGCAGTCTGACGACCTATTCGGTTTATACCAATTTGCCGCCCACCGGTCCGTTTCGCGGTGTCGGCGTTTCCCATGTCTGCTGGGCCTATGAATCGGAAATGGACGATATCGCGCGGCGGTTGCATATCGATCCATTGGAGTTGCGCCAGAGGCATCTGGTCCAAGAAGGCGATGTTTTCGTGACCGGCGAAAAGCTGGTTTCCGTCGGCATCGCCGAATGCTTGCGCCGCACGGCCGAAGCCATTGGCTGGAAAGGCAAAGAAGAGCAAGCTCAACCCGCCGACGGTAAAACCCTGGTTCGCGGCAAGGGCCTCGCGGTTACGATCAAGAGCACGACCACGCCGACGACATCGTCGGCCAACGTCCGGCTCAATGCCGACGGTTCAGCGGTCCTTTTGACCAGCAGCGTTGAGATGGGCCAGGGTCTGCTCACTATCCTGGCGCAAATCGTCGGCGACGAATTGGGGCTACCCTTCGACAGAGTTACCGTGAGCTCGCCCGACACTGACATCACGCCGTACGACAAATCATCGAGCTCGAGCCGCACGACCTTTCACATGGGACAGGCCGCATTGAAAGCAGCGCAAGAGATCAAGAATCAGTTGCTCGAGGTCGCGGCGAAAAAACTCGAAGCACGCGCCGAAGACTTGGAACTACGCGACGGCGCCGTGTCCGTGCGCGGCGTACCAGATAAAAAAATGTCGATCACGGAGATCTTCAAAGCGCGCTACGGCTCGACGGTTGGCAGCATGTTCGGCGGCTATTGTTTCAAATCCGATGGCGGCTTGGATCCCAAGACCGGCAAAGGCAAAGCCGCGGCGTTCTGGTTTTTCTCGGCCTGCGGCGCCGAAGTCGAGGTCGATATCGAGACCGGCAAGGTGCGCGTGTTGAACACCGTCACCGCCGTGGACGCCGGCAAAGCGATTCATCCGAAGCAATGTGGATTGCAGAACGAAGGATCGATGCTGTCGGGCATGGGGTCAGCGCTCTTCGAAGAAATGGTGTACGACAACGGCCAGCCGATCAACAGTAATTTTTTGGAATACATGCTGCCGTCCTTGGAAGACCACCCGCAGGGATTTCAATCGATCCTGGTAGAGACACCGCATCCCGACGGGCCCTTCGGTGCCAAAGGTGTCGGTGAAGCCGCGTTGCCGCCGGTGGCGCCGGCCATCGGCAACGCCATTGCCAACGCCCTCGGCGGCGCCCGCATACGAGATTTGCCAATCAAACCCGACAAAATCATCGCCGCGCTTGAGGCGGCAAAGGAGCAACGCTGACTTGAAGATCGACATCTCGACAACCCTTAACAATCAAGCGCTCGAAGCCACGGTCTCCCCTAATCAGACTTTGCTCGAGTTCCTGCGCGACGATTTATCTTTAAAAGGCACCGTAGAAGGTTGCGGGGTTGGTGTTTGCGGTTCATGCACCGTGCTGCTCAATGGCCGGCCGGTGAGCTCTTGTCTCATGTTGGCAACCAACGCCGCCGGGAAACAAATCACCACCATCGAAGGGCTGGCGCAGAATGGCGAACTCGATCCGGTCCAGCAAGCGTTTCTCAAACACCAGGCGTTTCAATGCGGCTACTGCACGCCGGGGATGATCATGGCGGTAAAAGGCTTGTTAACCAGCCATCCACATCCCTCCGAAGAACAGGCGCGAGACTATCTCTCAGGCAACCTCTGCCGTTGCGGCACCTATGTTGAAGTGTTGGCGGCGGTAAAGGAGTTGGCCGAGGGGAAAAGATTGGAGTAATGGAGTAATGGAATGTTGGAGTGATGGGTAATTCGGATTCCTACCTTCCCCATTACTCCAACGCTCCAGTACTCCAATCTTATATCGATAACGTTTCAGACAAAGGAGGAATCACTCATGCCAACTCCCGTGCGCATATACGCCGGCACCCAAGAAGGATTGTTCGTTTGGCGCGCGAAAAACCGTGACTGGGAAACCGTTAACGTCGCGTTTAAGACCGGCACCATTGACGCCATCGACGGTTCGCGCAGCAAACCCAATATCGTTTACCTCGGTGTTACCCAAGATGGACTCTATAAAACCGAGGATGCCGGTAAAAATTGGCGAAGAGTCTTCGAAGGCAACGTCCGTGCCGTAACCGTCGATCCAACCGATGAAGAAGTCATTTACGTCGGTGTTGAGCCGATCCACCTTTACCGCAGCGAAGATGGCGGCAAGAGTTGGCAAGAGCTCGTTGGCGTGCAAGCTCTGCCCGCGGAGGTAAAAAATCACTGGAGTTACCCGCGCCCGCCGCACCGCGAGCATGTGCGCCATGTTTTTGTCCATCCCGACGATCCCAGGATTCTGCATGTTTGTTTGGAACATGGCGGCATCATCCGCAGCTTTGACCGCGGCGCAACCTGGCAGGATGTAAGCGGCGGCATCGACTATCTCGACATTCATCACTTGAGCAGCGCGCCAGGGAGCAAAGATTTATTTTTCGTTGCCACTGCCCGTGGATTCTTTAAGAGCGACGATCCTGGCAAAGGGTGGCAGCGCGCCGAACAAGGGCTGACGCGCGACTACTTTCACGATTTTGTTTTTCTGCCGGGCAAGCCCGGCGCCATGCTGGTGGCCACAGCGGATAAATCTCCGGGCTATTGGGAGCGCCCGGAGCGCGCCCAGGGCGCGGTTTTTCGCAGTCGTAATTTGGCCGAGAGCTGGGAGCGCGTCGGTGTTGGCAAGTGGCTGCCCAATGACATGAAACAGATGGTCTGGGCACTGGCTCAGCATCCTGAAGACTCGTCGATTGTATATGCCGGTCTCGGCGCGGTCTCGCGCGGACGCTCGGCGGATGCTAGCCAAAAAGGCGAAGGCGATATTCTTGTCAGCGAAGATCAAGGCGACAGCTGGGAAAGATTGCCGCTGGAAATGCCCGCTGACCGCGTGCTTTGGATTGCCGAGGACTCTTAGGTCGCCAGGAGGTATTATGAACTGTGGTTTCGATTTGTCGCGTCTCGCTTCGTTGATCGCCGTCGCCTGCTTTTGGACTCCGGTTTTCGCGCAATCCCCGGAACTCATTCAGGCCGCCAAGAAGGAAGGTGAAGTGATCGTTTTCGGCTCCCTAGAAAACGACGTTGCCGCGGCGATCAATAATGGCTTCGAAGCCAAGTATGGCGTCAAAGTAAAGTACTTTCGCGGCTCGTCCACCGTTATCATCGATCGCATCACCACCGAACATCGCACCGGAAAGGTCAGCTCGGACATTGTCTACACGACGTCTGAGCCGATGAAGTTCATCAACAAAGAAAAGGGACTGCTCGTACGCCACGTTTCGCCGTCGGCAAAGAACTACGACAAAAAACTCATCGATGATTTTTTCGGCCCCAACTATCGCAGCGTCATCATCGGCTTCGTTTTCAACAAGAGCATGATTAAACCCGAGGATGCGCCCAGGAGCTACGAAGATATCGTCAACCCGAAGTGGAAAGGTAAGATCGCCATGGGCAACCCGTCGCTGCACGACACGACGATCGATTGGCTATCGAGTCTCGCTCTCGTGTTTGGCTCACAGCAGAAAGCCAATGACTGGATCAAGCGGCTGGCGGCACTGGAGCCGTTGATGCTCGACTCCATGGTTCCGGTCGGCGAGCGCATCGCTTCAGGCGAAGTTCCCCTGGGAATCGCCTATCCCAAGTATGTCCAAGTATGGGGCAGAAAGGGCGCTCCTCTCGATTACGTCAAGGGACTGCCGGTCTACCTGGGAGACGGAAATTACATCGCCATGACCGGCAAGGCGCCCAATCCCAATGCCGCGAAACTTTTTATCGATTATTTTCTTGGCCAGGAAAGCTCCGAGATAATGGCCAGCGCCGGCGAGTTTGTAAACCGCCAAGGCATCTACCCGCCGATCCCTGGCGCCGATCAGGTCGTCAGCAAATTCCTTCAGATGAATGTGATGAGCGCCGACGAGTACGGCAAAAAAAAGGAAGAGTATCGGCAAATCTTCAAGCGCTAATGGCTCTGGCCCATAGAATTGGGGCGCTCGCAACGAATCGGTCTCCCACGGAGGATATACCCATGAGCAGATACACTCGTTCGATGTGTACGACCCTCGGCTGTTTCGCTGCTACGATCGTTCTTTTCGCGGCAGCCTATTTCTATGCTGCATCTGATTCCCACGCTGCGCCGGCGCCGGCGAAATCTCGAGCGGCATACACAGTCATCTCGGGTATTCTCACCCCCCTATGGATCGCCGCGGAAGAAGGCGCGTTTCGGAAATATAATCTCGCCCTCGATTTGGTTTTTATCTCCGGCTCACCCGTCACAATCAGTTCTCTGGTTTCCGGGGAAATCGATTTCGCCGCGCCCGGCGCTGAGCCGGCGGTTAGCGCAATTTTGGCTGGCGCGGATCTGTCGATCGTCGCTTTTGTCGCCAACCGCACTCCGATCAGCCTGTATGTCGAACCCACCATCGCCAAAGTTGAGGATCTAAGGGGCAAGACTGTGGCGTTGACAAGCTTTGCGTCGAGCGGCGCCTATTTACTTAAAGTTTGTCTCGGCGAGGTGCGCTTAGAACAACGCAAGGATGTTCAGGTTACCCAGTCCGGGGGTTATGTAGAATCTCTGGCTGCCCTAAGCTCCGGCCGGGTACAGGGCGCGCTCTTGGCGCCGCCGATCAGTTGCCGGGCGGAAGCTTTGGGCTTCAAGAAAATCTGGAGCGGCGCCGGCGTCGAGTATCCGTCAACGACGATCGCCGTGCGTAAGTCGTTCCTCAAGAAGTCTGAAGATTCGGTTATGCAGTTTCTGCAGGCCGTCGCCGACGGCGTGCATGTTTTCAAGACCGATCGGGATAAGGCGCTCAAAGTCATGGCGCACTACACTAAAATCAAAGACCGTAACATTTTGGAGAAAACCTATGTCGACAACAAAGACGTGCACAACCAGATGTTGTTGCCCACGGAGTCCGGCATAAAAACCATTCTCGAAGTCCTGGCTGCGGTGAATCCCAAGGCCGCAAACGCCAAACCCGAAACGTTCATCGATACCGGCCCGGTGAAGAAACTCGAGGAACGCGGCTTTTTCAAGAAGTTTTCGAGCTAGCGCGCCAATAAGATTACGCCTAATTGTATTGGCAGTTTTATCTGTTTCCATCCCATCGATTCAAACCGGTAGTACACCGTTAAGTTGCAAAAGAGGATTCATGATTGGATACAAAATCTTTTCCCTTCTATTGTTGTTTCTATTTGGCGGGGTAACCGAGTCCCGTTCCCAGGATAAAATCCGCGTCGGCTTGGGCTCCATCAGTTTGCAGTCGGGGCTGGTGCATATCGGCAAGGATCGTGGCTTGTTCGCTAAGTATGGACTGACGACCGAGGCAATCTATATTCCCGGCGGCTCGACCAACGTGCAAGTTCTCATCTCCGGCAATCTCGATCTGTCGCAGTTGAGCGGCGCGCCCGGCGTGGCGGCGAATTTGGAAGGCGCGGATATCGTTTACTTCGCCGGTCTGCTCGACAAGTTAAATTATCAACTGATCGCCCGCTCCGACATCAAGTCGATTGAACAATTGAAAGGCAAAAAATTCGCCGTCAGCCGCTACGGGTCGTCCGCCGATTTCGGCATGCGCGCCATGCTCAAGCGCGTCGGCGTCGATCCGGTAAAAGAAGCGACGATTTTGCAGATCGGCGACGAGCCGGCGCGCATCGCCGCGATCACGTCGGGCAACGTCGACGGCACCGTGGTCAATGCGCCGTTTAGCAGCGAGGCGGAACGTTTGAAGCTCAACGTGCTCGCTGATTCCGTAAAGATGAACGTGCCGTTCTTCAATACCGGCTTACTCGGCAGCCGGCGCTTTCTCGAAAAGCAGGATGGCCGGGTGATGAACTTCCTGCGCGCTTATCTCGAAGCGATAAAGATTTTGAAAACCGAACGGGAATATTCGGTCAAGGCATTAGGCCAGTTCACGCGGGTAAATAACGTTAAAGCGCTGCAGGAAGGCTACGACTATTTCGTCAATCAATTAGCGAATGTGCCGTATCCTTCGGTGGAAGCGATGCAAGCGGTGGTCGCACAGATCGCCGAGACCAATGCCAAAGCGCGCGGCATCGACGCGAAAATTTACGTCAACGATCGCTATTTGAAACGGTTGGAGGAAGAAGGGTTTGTGAAGAAGATTTGGGGCAAGTGAGCGGGCGTGCCGTTATGGCAACGCGCGGCGATGACAATGGCGGAATCGGAAAATTCTAATACAGGTAGTCCAGCGGATCGATCTGCCATCTCTCCGGAGATTCGCAGCCGACGATGTCGTAGGGATTGCCGGCGTTAATTTGGCCTTCCAGGACTATCTCGTAGGGCTCGATCTTGGAATGTTTTGTGACATCATAGACGGCGCGCACGACCGGGTGAAGCATGTCTTTTTTGCCGTGGTCGATCACGATCGCCAATAGGGAATTTTCCAGACGGACCAGAGTGCCGATCGGATAGATGCCCAGATGGGCGATGAATTTTTCGACCAGGTCGCGGTTCAAGTAGCTTTCGCTCCACTCCAAGAGTTTTTTTAACGCTTCGGTGGGCGGTAGGGCCTTCTTATAGCAACGTTCAGAGCTCAGTGCGTCGTAGATATCGACAATGGCGGCGATCTGACCGAAGACACTGATCTGGTCGCCCTTTAACCCCTCGGGGTAACCCGTACCGTCCAGACGTTCGTGATGATGGGAGGTTACGCAGGTGCAGCTTTGATCGAGTTGGGTATACTGCTCAAGCGTTGTCTCTCCGTCTTTGACATGGCGCTTGATGATGTCAAATTCTTTCTCGGTCAGCCGGCCCGGCTTATTGAGGATCTCCGGCGGTACTTTCATTTTGCCGATGTCATGCAGCAAACCGCCGATGCCGATTTGCTTTATTTGGCCGGCGTCGAAGTGAAGTCCCTGGGCGAAGGAAATGCACAGCGCGGAAACTGAGATGGAATGCACATAGGTGTACTCGTCGACTTCTTTGATGCGCAGCAGGCTGACGAGCGCGTCTTTGTTGCGCAAAACCGACTCGGTCATTCGGTCGACAGTGCTCTCAACCTTGTTCATCTCCATGCGGGTGCCGAGCTTGACGTCCAGCATGAACTTCTCGGTGGTTTGTTTGGCCTCGCGGATCAGCAGTCTGGCCCGGGCTAGCTCGTCTTTCATCGAGCTGCGATGCTTTGCCGCCGTCGCGGGAATATTTAGTTGGGTTAACTCGCTTTGAATTTTCTCCGCCGCCTCCCGCTGTGTCGGCGCGTCATCGATGTCTAGCCCTTTGTCCGTGTCGATGTAGAGTTCGCGTATGCCCTGTTTAACTATTTTATGAATTTGTTTGTCGGTCTTGATTTTGGTGCGGTCGGCGAGGAACGGATGATGCAGCCATCTACAGTTGAAATCGTGAACAAAAAACCCCGGCTTGAGCTGCTCAGCTTTGATCTTCTTGATCATATTTGATTCCATTTAACCCCGCCTCTTGAGGCGGGCACAATTAAATGGGGTTTCCAAAGGGGGCGAGCATCCCCTTTGGTCGCGAGCGGGGTTCAAACCCCGCTTGCGATTCTAACTTGATTGACCGCGATAGCGCTCCTCAGTAGCATCGGCTGCTATTGGAAAAACTTAATCCAGGCACAGTGAAGTTGGGGACGGCGGGCGCTAGCCCTGGGGGCGGGAGCCTGCGCCGCCTCGAAAGGCTGGAGATTGGGTTTTGCATTTCACGGGCCACGGGCGTATGCCCGAAGGTGTCTATGGGATCACAAGGTTTACTGATTTTGCCGGAGGCATTCATGAAATCGCGTTGTCGGTCGGCAACTAACGGTTTGCTTGGCACGCTACTGATATCGCTTGCGGCGGTCGTCCACGCGGGTTACGTTTTTGCCCAAGCCGATTTTTACAAGGGCAAGACCATCAAGATCATCCGCGGCGGCGGCCCCGGCGGCTCGGGCGAGTTTCAGACCAGGGCATTGGTGAAGTTTCTCGAAAAATATATTCCCGGCAAGCCGCATATCATGGTTGAGTTCATCGAGGGCGCGGCGGGAAGAAAAGCGGCCAATGTCATTTACAGCACCAGCAAACCCGACGGACTGACCATCGGCTCCATCGGCGCGGGACTGGTGGTCGGGCCGATCTTGGGTCTGCCGGGCAGCAACTACGATCTCGACAAATTTATTTATCTGGGCTCCACCGACGGCGGCGATCCCTATGTGTTCTACACCAAGGGCGAAATGGGTTTCGATAGTCTGGCCAAACTGCGCGCCGCCAGCGGTGTCAGATTCGGCGCCCACTCGGTGGGCCATCCGGTCTACGTCACCGGGCGTATGGTCGCCTATCTGCTCGGTTTAAAAGAGCCCAAGTTTGTCACCGGCTTCACCGGGCCGGAAATTTACATAGCCGTCGAACGCGGCGAGCTCGACGCCCATGCCACCGGCGCGGCGCGGTTCGTCATAGAGAAGTCGGAGTGGATCGAGAAAAAACAAATTCATCTTCACGCCACGCTGACGGTGCCCAAAGGCCGCCACCATCCAAGCTTCGCCCACTTGCCGGAGTTGGGAACATTTGCCAAGACCGACACCGAACGGAGACTGCTCGACATGTTCCGCGCCTTCCAATATCCGCGCTGGCCCTACATCTTTTCTCCCGGCACGCCCAAAGACCGCGTGCAGATCATCCGCGCCGCCATGAACAAAGCCTTCGCCGACCCGGAATTCCCCGGCGAGTTCAAAAAACTCATGGGCGACGGCCCGGCGCCGATGAGCGGTGAAGAACTGGAACGCGCGATCAAGGAACTGCCGCGGGATAAGGAAGTCGTGCAGCTTTATCAGAAACTGGCGGGGGCGGAGCCGTTGCCGGCGCGGTGAGTGGGGGCCAAAACCGTCTGAACTTATGTCCGATCTAGTCGTCATAGTTGGTCCGCCTGCGGCTGGTAAAGCCGCAGTTGGACACGCGGTCGTGCAGTTGACTGGATACCGCTTGTTTCACAACCATCTCACAGCTGAGCCGGCAGCGGCTCTTTTCGGATGGGGAACGCCCAGGCAAGAAGCGTTTGCTACTGAGATACGATTACTAGCTTTTTCGCGTTTGCTGGAAAATCCAAAGAGCTTGGGCACGATCTTTACGTTCGTTTGGTGCTTCGACCTACCAGCAGACAACGACTTTATTGCTGAGGTCGTGCGGCTGTTTGAGTCCAAGAAACACAAGGTGTTTTTTATTGAACTACTGGCTTCTCTGGAATCACGTATTGCGCGTGAAGGTACGCCACTGAGACTGTCGTTGAAACCAAGCAAACACGATGTAAAACGTGCCCGCGCACTGCATCGGGAACGAGAAGGTAAGTATCAAATGAACTCCGAAGGAAAGTTTCCGTATCCTGAGCGTCATTCGATCATCGACACGGACATTCACACACCGGAGGAGGCCGCTAAGATGATCGTCGAGAGATTTGGGCTTACGCAAACAAAGAAGGGTTCCGCCTAAATCACGGTCGGTCGGCAGATCCGACAATTCTTCATCTTCGTGAGAGACTTCCCACACGCGACGAGGATTCTACTTCGCGAGAAAATCCGCCACCAGCTTCGCCGTCTCCGCCGGCTTCTCCACATGGGCGCTGTGCCCAGCGCCGGCGATCACTTTCAAGTCACCGCTGTTGGCAATCAGCTTGGCGTAGGTCTCGCCGTGGGAGCGCGGCACGAAGCCGTCTTTTTCGCCCCAGATGACCAGCGCAGGCGAGGTGATGCGATGCAGGCGGTTTCTGAGCGGGCGATTGTAAAAATACGGCGGCTTGAAGCCGATGCGCGAACTCAGTCTCAACATTTGATAGCGGCGCACTTCGTCTTCCAGTTCGCCCTTGCCGTCGGGGAACATTTCTAGCGCATCGGCTTGGCTGGCGCTGAAGAATAGCATTTCGCGCAGCGTCGCATAGCGTTCGCCGAATTCCGGTTGGGCGTGCATGAAGATGTCGGCGATCAGCGCGCCTTCGACGAACAGGCCCGACGCGCCGATCAGCACTAGCTTGCGGATTTTTTCCGGATGGCGGGCGGCGAGTTCGGCGGCGATCCAGCCGCCCAGGCAGTGGCCGACCAGATCAAACTTGTCGAGCTTTAAAGCGTCGATCACTTCGAGATAGTGAAAGACCACGTCTTCGATCACGTCGATGTCTTTGTTCTCATCGCTCTGGGCGCAGCCGGGATGGGCCGGGGCGATGACGCTGGCGTTTTTTGCCAGCTGTTCGTGGAACGGCAGCCACGACTCTTTTACCGAATGCACGTCGGCGAAGCCGTGCAGGTACAAGAGCGGCGCGCCGCTGCCGTTTTCCAGGAGCCAAACTTTTCTGCCGTTGACGTTCAATACGCGACCGCTCATGACTGCACCGCCTGTGCCGATGGCTCGATGTTGATGCCGGGAAATTCTCTGGTGAACTGTTTTTCCGAGTCGTGACGCAAGAGCGGCGCGACTTTCTCGGCGAACAGCTTCATGTTCTTGCGCGCCAGATGGTCCTGCATGTTGCCGAATTGAAACTGGATCAACAGATTGCCGACCTTGGCGCGCTCGATCAAAGCGCGGATGCGGTTGGCGACGGTCTCGGGGCTGCCGACGATGATCGACTGTGAGGCTTCCAACTCTTCCCAGTTTTCGACGTCGCCGAGTAGCTTGCGTCCCGGCTTGTAGCCCTTCATATATTCGCGCCAGGCTGCCGCGGGGATGTACGGCACGCCGGGGCCGTAGGTGAGCTGGCGGCCTTCTTTGCGCAGGTGGCCCTTTAAACAGTTCTTCAAGAAATACCAGACGCCTTCTTCGCACTCTTCGCGCGCCTGCTGATCCGTATCGGCAACGTAAACCGACATCAAAATGCCAAACCTAAACGGGTGATACTTGTCGCCGTGATCTTCCAACACTTTGGCGAACTCTTGCTGGGCGCGATGGGTTTCGCCGCCATGGCTGCGCGATGAGAGAAAATAACAGTAGCCGCGTTTAGCGACTTCGATCATGGTCGACGGACTGCGCGAGCCGGGAATCCAGACCGGTGGAAACGGTTTCTGCAGCGGCTTGGGCCAGAGGTTCACATAGCGCAGCGGATAGTAGCGGCCTTCGTGGGTGAATGGCCCGTCGTCGGTCCAGGAGCGGACGATCAGATCAGCAGCCTCCCAAAATTTTTCCCGGGTGTTGGCCGACGGCACGTCGTAGTTGAATGTTTCCGGACCGCCGCCGGGAGCGAAGCCGGCGATCAATCTGCCGTTGCTCATCTGGTCGAGCATGGCGTATTCCTCGGCGACGCGCATGGGATTCATGTGCAGTGGGAGAAGATTTCCGAGGATGACGATTTTTCCGCGCTTGGTGCGCTGGGTCAGCGCCGAAGCGATGATGTTGGGCGACGGCATCAAGCCGTAAATATTCTGGTGATGCTCGTTCAAGACCATGCCGTCGAAGCCGAGCTCGTCGGCGAGGGCGAGCTGATCGATATACTCTTGATAGAGGCCGCGGGCCTGCTTGTTGTCCCAGAGTTTGTTGGGTGTGGTCACCCAACCGCTATGGCCCGACTTGTCGAAGTCTTTATCGAGGTAGGGATAGGCCATGAAATGCCAGCAAAACAGTTGCACAGGTTGCATCGATCACCTCATGTGAAGATTGCTAATGGCTTGGGAATTTTTTCGGACTATAGCGGCAATTGTCGGCGTAGTGCAACCGATGACGAGGGTGGGTAGTGGTTCAGATTCGCCTGAATTTGTAGGGGCTATGTGTCCGCCCGTTCGGAGGGCCGACACGCAGGTCGGCCCCTACAGTGAGATGCGATGTTAAAAACCAACTGAACCGCAACCCGATGGTGTTGGCGATCGTGGGGGCGCGTTACGCCGGCTCGCAAAAGCGTTTGGCCGAGAGTAAAATACTTTTCATCGAGGTCATCATCTTGGAATATTGGAATAGCTTTAAATTTCTTGCGCTGATTTTGCTGCTGGCGAGTTGCTCCGGCAATACCGAAATCGATTTTGCCCGCTCTCTAGAGGTGCCGCAGCCGGCGGATATCGTTCTTCGCGGCGGTAAGATCGTCACCGTTGACCGCGATTTTTCCATCAAGCAGGCGTTGGCAATCAAAGCCGGACGGATCATCGCCGTTGGCAGCGACCGCGAGATGCGCGTGCACACCGGACGGCGAACGAAGGTGATCGAGCTGCGCGGCCGCACGGTGATCCCGGGATTGATCGATTCGCATATTCACGCCACCGTCGCCGGCTTGAGTTGGGACGCCGAGTTGCATTGGGAGCAGACTCGCTCGCTGGCCGAAGGATTGCAGTCGATCGCCGGCGCGGCGAAAAAACAGCCGGCCGGAAGTTGGATCGTCGTCGCCGGCGGTTGGGTGCCGACGCAGTTTGCCGAGCGCCGTTTTCCAAGCCGGGCGCAATTGGACGCCATGGCGCCGAACCATCCGGTTTATGTGCAATACCTGCGTCAAGGCGCGTTGCTCAACAGCGCGGCGCTCAAGGCCGCCGGCATTGAGAGTAAAGCCGCCGATCCGCCGGGCGGTAAATTCGAACGCGATCCGAGCGGCGAGTTGACCGGCTGGCTCCAAGGCGTCGGCGGATGGCAATACGCCTACCAAAAAATTCCCCGGCTGAGTCTCGACCGCATGCGCCAGAGCCTAATTAACTGTTTTCGCGAACTCAACCGTTTGGGACTGACTTCCATCGGCGATTTCCACACGACCGGAGTGACGTTCGCGCACCGGCGCATTCTTGCCGACATGATGCGGACTGGGGAATTGACGCTGCGCTTGCACTATTTCATCGCGCCCACTGATAACAGCGGCGACGAACTCGATCAATTG encodes:
- a CDS encoding LLM class flavin-dependent oxidoreductase, translating into MQPVQLFCWHFMAYPYLDKDFDKSGHSGWVTTPNKLWDNKQARGLYQEYIDQLALADELGFDGMVLNEHHQNIYGLMPSPNIIASALTQRTKRGKIVILGNLLPLHMNPMRVAEEYAMLDQMSNGRLIAGFAPGGGPETFNYDVPSANTREKFWEAADLIVRSWTDDGPFTHEGRYYPLRYVNLWPKPLQKPFPPVWIPGSRSPSTMIEVAKRGYCYFLSSRSHGGETHRAQQEFAKVLEDHGDKYHPFRFGILMSVYVADTDQQAREECEEGVWYFLKNCLKGHLRKEGRQLTYGPGVPYIPAAAWREYMKGYKPGRKLLGDVENWEELEASQSIIVGSPETVANRIRALIERAKVGNLLIQFQFGNMQDHLARKNMKLFAEKVAPLLRHDSEKQFTREFPGINIEPSAQAVQS
- a CDS encoding amidohydrolase, yielding MVLAIVGARYAGSQKRLAESKILFIEVIILEYWNSFKFLALILLLASCSGNTEIDFARSLEVPQPADIVLRGGKIVTVDRDFSIKQALAIKAGRIIAVGSDREMRVHTGRRTKVIELRGRTVIPGLIDSHIHATVAGLSWDAELHWEQTRSLAEGLQSIAGAAKKQPAGSWIVVAGGWVPTQFAERRFPSRAQLDAMAPNHPVYVQYLRQGALLNSAALKAAGIESKAADPPGGKFERDPSGELTGWLQGVGGWQYAYQKIPRLSLDRMRQSLINCFRELNRLGLTSIGDFHTTGVTFAHRRILADMMRTGELTLRLHYFIAPTDNSGDELDQLKLAAAEVQQLGASEQFRFAGFGETLSRGIVDGDVLADPKGITITAEAKEKFRRMLRFFVAGGYNFHLHTTQDRTARQLLDVIESVHGATPFTRQRIAFAHLEDASVETIARIKALGAGVAVQNRMALTGERNVELWGAAKASNAPPLRALIDAGIPLGAGTDAFRSANYAPMLSLWWLVTGKTVAGSLIRDKSQNVTREEALRMYTIGSAWFIGEERRRGSLEVDKVADLAVLNADYLTVPEDQIRSLESLLTIVGGHIVYAAKPFSP